The DNA segment CCGGTGCCCACGACGAGCGCTCCGACCACGAGCGCGAACTCTCCGCGCGCACCGACGACAGCATGCCCATTGGCATCACGCCCTTCCACGCCGACCGCAGCCAGGACGACCTCGTTCGGATGAGCCGACCATGACCGTGAAAGCGTACACCTCCAGGTCCCGCTTCGACGAAGCCCGGCGATTCTCCGGCGTCTATCAGCAGATGGGGCGCATGAGCCTCGACGCTGACTGGAACGAGGAGGTGCGGCTGCGCACCGTGGACTCGCGCCGCCGCTCCGCCGACGTCGCCGAGGGCTCGCCCGACGACGGCTTCCGAATCGTCGACACGTACCTGGTGGATCCCATCCGCAACGTGCTCGGCTGGACGGGGCAGGGCCTGCCCGCGGACGACGAGCGCATCATCCCGCGCGAGCTGCGCCTGGACCGTTACGACTCGGAGACGCTGCCGTTCGTGGTGCGCAGCCGGGGCCACATCGCGCTGCGCCGCACGCTGCCCGCGCCGTTGGATCTCACGGCAGTGCCTCGCTCGGACAGCACCACCTTCACCGCCTCCGTGCTCGTCATCGGCCTGCGCTTCGAACGGCCACTCACCGACGATGAGTTCATCGACCTGCGCGTGGTCGTCGCGGACACGGAAGGGAATGAAGCGGTCCTCTCCGCCGGTCTGGGGCAGCGGCCCACGGGATGGAACGACGTGCGCTTCCCCGTCGCCGCGTTCGCGGGCGTGGACCCGACGAAGCTGAGCTCCTGGGGCGTGCTGGGCCTGCCGCCCGTGGCCCGCACGTGGGTGGCCGCGCTGCGTGTGGAGGACGCGGCGCTGGGCGCCGATATCATTATTAGGGGTGGTGACGGGACGCTGCCGGGCGCGGGCCGCATGCTGCTCGACGGCGTGCGCATCTTCCTGGAGCAGGACCTGCGCTACTCCGTGCAGCTGGATCTACCGGAGGCGGATCCGCTGGCGGCGCTGCCCACGGACGGCTCGCGGCACCACTTCTTCTTCCTCGACTGCTGGGAGCAGACCACCACCCAGTACGACGACGCGTTCCTGGAGGAGCCCGCGCTGGACGGCCAGGACACCACCGTGCGCCTGCGGCTCGTCACCCAGGTGCGCGCGCTCCAGGGGCTGTCTGACACCGACGCGGAGGTCCTGCCCACGCCCACCAGCGGCGCACGCCTCACCACCAACATCCCGAAGGGCGCGCTGCCGGACCGCTTCCCACCAGAGCCGCTGGATCCCTGCCGAGACCGCTGCCTGTCCACGGAGAACGCCTCCACGGGCGAGGGCTACACAGGCTCCGACAACCTCCACTTCCGCGTGGAGTTCTTCCGGGGCGGAGCGCAGCCGGTGGTGCTGTGGTCGCGAGACAACGGCTCCACGGTGCTCCCGCTGACCGCGCCCGCGGCGGCGGATGCGATGACGCTCCAGGTCTCCCCCGCGAGCGCCGCGAAGCTGCGCGCGGGAGACCTCGTCGTCATCGAAGACCGGGTCACCCGGCTCCAGCCGGAAGGCCCGTCGCTGCCAGTGCTGCGGCGGCTGCGAGGCGTCCAGGCGGACACGGGCAAGCTGGAGCTGGCGGACGCGAGCACGGTGCTCACCACGGACCCCGTGCCGCTCCCCGTGGGAGGAACGCTGGGCCGGGCCTTCAGTCCGGAGCAGGGCGCGGTGGTGCGCCGGTGGGACGGCGGCGACCTGGTGGTGCCCAACACGCGCTACCGCTTCGACGATGGCATCACCCTGGCCTTCGGCAACACGGAAGGACGCGCGACCGAATACTGGTCCTTCACCGTGCGAGTGCGCGCGGCGGACGGCGCGGCCCGGGGTGAAGTCGAGCAGCTCACGGACGCGCCCGTGCACGGTCCGGTGCACCACTGCGTGCCCCTGGCGCGAGTGACAGGAGGCGAGACGCGAATCTTCGAGGACCTTCGTCCGCGCTACCTGCCGCTCGCCCAGGTGCGAGACAGGTTGGTGGAGCTCTCCGAGCGCGTCATCGGCCCGGGCGTCTTCACGGTGGTCGTGGGCGACGGCGTGCGCAGCTTCGGCGACGTCGACCAGGACCTGCTCGAAGGCATCACTGGCGACGAGGCGCTCCAGGCGGCGGTGGACCGGATGGGAGGGCAGGGCGGCTCCATCTTCGTGCGAGCCGGCCGCTACAAGCTGGAGCACCCCGTGCTGCTGCGCAACCTGTCCTCCGTGCACCTCCTGGGCGACGGAGAGGCCACCGAGCTGCGCACCCAGGGCTCCGGCGGAGCCTTCTTCTTGGACCGCTGCGGCCTGGATGGCGATGTGCGCATCGAGGACCTCAAGCTGGTGGAGGCCCCCTTCGAGGACGTGGTGATTGGCGGAGGCCTCCAGCCCGTGGTGAAGGCGGTGAAGACGAGCGTGGCCCTGTCGAACGGCCAGCGCTTCGTGCCGCTGGTGGAGGTGGACGACGACCGGGTGCTGGAGGAGGACGACGTGAAGCACCCGTCCGCCGAAGCCGACTTCGTGGACGTGGTCGTCGACCGCATCAAGGCCATCGTCCCGGGCCAGGGCCGCGCGGCGGGCTCCGTGGTGGCCACCCTGGTGCAGCTGCGCAAGCTGCAACGCCAGCATCCAGGCCAGCCGCTGGAGGACGTGCCGGAAGCGAAGCCGCTGCTCGACGCGCTGGCGGCGCTGCCTCACGGCGTGGTGACGCTGGCGGACTCCAGCGGCGTGACGCTGCGCCGCTGCCACATCCAGGCGAACCAGGCCGGCTCCGAGGCGACAGGCGTGCTGGTGACGGGCACCTGCGCTCGCATCGTCATCGACGAGAATCGCGTCGGCGCGGCGACAGGCATCGCGGTGGCGCCGTATGCCCCGTATCTCGCGGAGCGCTTCCTCGCGTCCTTCCCGCGCGCGGGCCTCTTCGTGGACGCGCTGGCCATCACCAACAACCGGCTCCAGCCGCTGGGGGACGCGACCACGGGCATCCACGTGGCGGACGGGCGGCTGGCGGGCGTGGAGGTGCGCGGCAACAGCGTCCAGGGCTTCCAGGTGGGCATCCTGGTGCAGGACCTGGCGGAAGGGGGACTCGCGGGGCCGGTGGACCGCGTGGTGGTGGCGGAGAACCAGATTCTGGGATCCGCGGCCGTGGGCATCCAGGTCGCGGGCGATGGCGTGGACGTCGTGGGCAACGAGATCCGCAACGCCGTGTCGGACAGCCTGTTCCAGGTGGGCATCCAACTGGTGGGCCGGGCGCTGCGCGTGCGCGAGTCGTGGATCTCCCTGCCGGCCGTGCCCGCCGCGTCCGTGCTGGGCGTGGTGGCCGGCATCGTCGTGGGCGACGGCCTGGATGACGGCGCGTCCAACGGCCGCCCCGCCTCGGACGTGGAGGTGGTGGACAACCGCATCGAAGGCGACGGCGAGTCCACGCCGGGCTTCGGCATCCTGCTGGGCGGTCCGCAGCCGGTGTTCGACGTGCGCATCCGAGGCAACGTGGTGCGCGCGCTGGGGGACTCGGCCGTGCGCACCTGGGGCACGGGCGGCGCGGTGGGACGCCTGCGCGTGGAGGACAACCGCTTCGAACAGGTGGCGCTCGCGGACGTGCCGTCGCAGGAGGACAACACGCTGGCGCTGTCCCGCCTGGACCCAGGCCTGGAGGCCGTGCTGAGCGCGGACGCGAAGTCCCGTCCCCGGCCGCTCGTGGAGGCGCTGCTCGCCAACGCCACGACCCGCGTGCGCGCTCCCCTGGACGCGGCGCTGCGCTGGCTGGAGCGGTTGACGCTCCGGGGCGCGGTGGTGCTCGCGGGCGTGGACGAGGCGCAGGTGCGCGGCAACCGGCTGCTCCAGGTGGGGCGCACGGAGGCCTACGGCGCGCCCGGACTCCCGGACGCGGAGGTGCGAGCTGCGGGTATCGCGGTGGTGTCCGGCTCCGGCATCACCGTGGAGGGCAACGAGGTGGACGGCGTGCACGCGCCGGTGACGACGACGCAGCCGCCGCCCGTGACGGGCCCGGTGAAGCTGCCGCCCATCACCGTGGTGCTCCAGCAACTCAGTGTCACGAGCTCCACGGTCCGCCCGGAGCGCGCGGACGTGCACGGCGCCGTGGTGGGCCTGTACGCCATCGTGTTGCAGTACACGGGCGCGAACGTGGACGGACGCCAGAAGGCTGGCCGGGGCCTGTACGGCCCGCTCGACACCCTGGTGGTGGAGCTGGAGGACCTGGGGACCGTGCCCGACTCCATTCTCTCCGCGCTGGAGAACGACGTCGCGGAGCTGCGCGCCGCCCAGAGCTTCAACGACCACACCCAGACCGCGCACGCGGTGCGCTCGTCGCTGAGCCGCGCCTCCAGCTTCACCGCGCCGGACCCCGTGTCCCAGGAGGCGTGGGACATGGTGGCGCAGTTCGATCTGGCCACTGTGTCCGGCAAGGACGCCGTGGTGGCGACGGCGGACCGCATCAAGGGCGCCTTCGACTCGCTGGTGCAGGGCCTGCCCTCCGACACGCAGGAGGGCCTCCTCAAGGCCCTGGCCCGGGTACAGGGCGGGCCGACTGACCTGACCGCGCTGGTCACGCTGGCGGGGGCGTTGAGCCAGGTGGCCCAGCTGCGCGAGGCGCAGGCGCAGCGCGCGAGGCAGCCCGTCATCGGCCAGGCGGTGGGGCCCAAGAAGACCATCATCGGCACCTTCGCCCAGGCCGCGCTGCAACAGCTGCCGCTCCAGCCGGGAACCCGGGACGCGAAGGCCAACACGGACGTGCTCGTGCAGCTGCGCCTGTCCAAGGAGGCCCTGACGGATCAGCTCCAGGAGCTTCACCCCGCGCTGGCCTCGCAGGTGGAGGCGGACTACCGCGACGTGGAGCGCACCGGCGGCAAGATGCAGCCGGTGGTGGACCGCATGCGCGCCACGCTCAAGCAGGTGCTGGACTTCACCACCGGCGTGCTGCCCCCGTCGGACGTCGCGCCGGAGGACGGCACGCGCATCGCGGCGCAGGGGATCACCGCCACCATCGGCCTGTACGCCACGAACCTGGACCGGCAGGCGGCGGGCCTCGTCACGGAATCCGACGACACGGTGGAGAAGCAGCTGCGCGCCTTCGGCACCGCGGTGGGGCAGCTGGGCGAGCTGGTGAGCGGCGACGCGGAGCTGTCCGCGCTCTCGTTGCAGGCGCACCAGGCGGTGGTCGACGCCATCGCCCAGCCGCAGAAGCGCATGGAGCAGGTGGCCATCGCCCGGAGTCTCCTGGACCGCATCCGCGTGCAGACGCTGGAGGTGCTGCCCATGCCCCTACCGCCCGTGCCGCCGAAGGCAGAGCCGCTGGAGCGCTGGGTCTCCGCCCTGGGCGCGCTGGTGCTGGCCGTGCGCGACATGGCGCCGGGGCCGGTGCTCAGCGGCTCGTTGCAGCTCTACCTCTCCCAGTACGACCGCGTGCTGGATATCGCGGGCATCCAGGGGAGGCTCCGCACGCTGGCGCTCCAGCGCGTGAGCGACGCCATCACCGCGCTCACCAGCGGCAACGGCGGCGTGCCCGCGCGCCAGGCCCTGCACCTGCTGGTGGACGAGCCCGCGACCACCGCCGCGGAGGCCGTCGCCAGATCCAGCGCGGTGACGGCCGAGCTGGACGCCGCCGCGGTCCTGCTGCGCGCCGTGGAGCAGGCCCTGGATCCCGACGAGGACGACGCATCACGAGTCGCGCGGCTCCAGGAGTACCTGCGCCAGCGCTCCGACAAGGTCTCCGCGTCGCTCGTCGCCGTCGTCACCGGCATGCAGGAGCTGGACGGCATCCTGGACATGCTGAGCAAGTCGCTGGAGCAGCTGGCGCGCGGCGAGGCCCCGGACCCCGGCGACCTGGTGGACCCCGTCTTCGACACCTTCCCGTTGCCCGCGGACGGCCTCTTCGTGTCCGGCGTGCAGGGCCGCGTTCGGCTGGCGGACAACACCGTGCGCGACACCGTCACCGGTATCACCGCCCTGGGCGCTGCGGGGCACCTGCTGACGGAGGCGCCCACGGATCCAGGCTCGCTGCTGGATGTGGACGGCAATCGGCTGGAGGGCTGCGCGGTGTCGGGCCTGCGGCTGCGGCCGGACCTGTCCGTGACGGTGGTCTCCGACAACCACCTCTTCGCGTGCGCGGGCCTGCCCACCGCGGGCGAGCCCGGCCTGGGCCAGGCGGTGGCCTCGTTCGTGGGCTCTGGCGAGCTGGTGGTGAAGGGCAACGTCTTCCTGGAGAGCGGCAACACGCTGCCGCAGGCGGTGCTCCACGAGGTGGCCATCGACTGGCGAGGCGAGACGGTGGTGCGCGGCAACACCGTGCGCCACGCGGGCGGCGGTGGCGGAGGCGCGGGCGTCCTCGTCGTCACCGACACGCTGCCTCCGGACCTGGTGGCGAAGCTGTCGCGCGTACCCTTCCTCGCCACGGACCCGGTGCCCAAACCGAGCACGGATGGCCGCACGGTCCCCGGCAACTCCGCGCCGTCCTCCATCGCCACGCTCGCGTCGGTGCCCCGCGTGGAGGACCTGGTGCAGCTGGGTTCGTTGAAGCAGAAGTTCGCCGCGGGGCCGGTGCTCAACCGCGCGCTCACGGTGACGGCCGCGGACTTCGCGCCCACCCTGAGCGCCAGCGCGGCGGCCTCGCGCTACCTCTCGGCGACGACGGCGCTCGTGCAGCCCGCGTTGGTGGACTTCCTCGTCAAGCCCATCCCCATCCTTCCGAAGCCGGTGGTGAAGGAGAAGCGGGGCGTGCAGGTGGAGGGCAACGACATCACCGCGCGAGGCCCGGCGCTGCTCCTGCTGGGCAATGGCGGCGCGGTCATCTCCGCGGCCGTGTCCGGCAACGAGCTGCGCAGCGAGGGCGGCGTGGGCGCGGTGTACCTGCGCCGCGCGGACTCCACCGTCTTCAGCGGCAACCGGTGCCAGTGCCTGGACGCCGTGAACGTCGTCGTCCTGCGCGTGGAGAAAGCGCCGGTGACCTTCACCGGCAACGTGGTGCTGGGCGCGGAGACGGTGACGCCGCCCCCGCCGGTGGTGCGTCCCCAGTGGCTGATGCCCTCGGACAGGCTGACGCTCCAGATTCCCGTGGGCGGAGGCTCCACCCTGGGCGTGCCCCTGGACCAGGAGCTGCTCCTGGGTGGCCTCCAGCGCCGCCGCGACGTGGCGAGCGATGCCTTCTCCACGCTGCTCGCGGAGCTCGTCTTCCAACCCACGCCCCTCCCGCCCCAGGCCCGGGCGGAGATCCCCGCCAAGGGCGTGCTGGACAACACCACGATGCAGGACGTCCGCTCGAAGCTGCCCGCGACCATGGACGTGAGCATGGCGGCCCGGACGCTCTACGGCATCGCGGTGACCAAGGACGACTCGCCCACGAGCGCCCTGCGGGACCTGGTGGACCGCGTCGCGATGCACGCGGACAAGCCCGAGGACGTGCAGGGCCAGGTGCGCTCCGTGCTGACCGCGGCGGACGGCGACCCGAAGAAGGCCCTCCAGCTGGTGGACAAGAGCGTGCTCGGCATCGACTCGGCGGCGTCCACGGTGAAGGAGAGCATCCTCAACGTCTCCGTGCTGCACGAGGTGCTGGCGGACTCGTTCTACACGGGCGGCACCACCGGCCCCATCCCGGTGCAGGACGCGGGCATCCGGCCCCTCCCGCCGGAGCCGCTACCGGATCCGTATGCCCACTCCGTCATCATCCTGGGCGGCTCGCGCGTGGCGGCCGTCGGCAACGCGACCACCTCCGGTGTGCACGTCCAGGAAGCCGACGCCGTGGTGGAGCTCAACCCGTAGCGCTGGAAGTCCCTTTCGCGAGGACACCCCCATGCCCGACCCCTTCGCCCTCAGTGGCCTTGTCGCCCTCCAGCGCACCGCGCTGCCCGAAGTCTCCCTCTCCGCCACGCCGGACGCGCCCGACGCGAAGGCCGCGACGCTGGAGAACCTGGCCGGCACGCGCGCGAAGCTGGACCTGGACACCTCCGTGCTCCGGGCGCTGGACGTGCGCATCTCCCGTCTGCCGCCGGTGCCCACGGTGCCCGTGACGCTCCAGGACCTGGTGCGCGCCGCGCGCCGCAGGCTCGCCTCCGAGCGCCAGCGCGACGTGGGCGTCTGGGTGGACACGCGCGTGAAGCTGGCCACGCGGCTGGTGCAGAAGCTGGAGGAGTGATGCGCAAGCTGCTCGAAGCCAGCATGGGGCAGCGCTGCTACCTCTTCACCACGCTGGGCCAGGTGTACGTGGGCCTGGTGGTGGAGCTCATCGACGACGTCGTCCACCTCACCGGGCCGGATGGCGCCACACCCGTCTACATCAACCTGTCGGACGTCTCCGGCGTGCGCCAGTACGACGAGGACGACGACCTGGGGAGCGCGCGATGATCGAACAACTGCTGCAGCAGCTCATCGAACGCACGGAGAGCCGCTACTTCGGCAAGTACCGGGGCTATGTGACGAACGTCTCGGATCCGCTCAACCTGGGGCGCATCCAGTGCGTGGTGCCGCGCCTGATGGGGGACGTGGCCACGGGCTGGGCCATGCCGTGCACGCCATACGCGGGACCGGATCAGGGCCTCTTCGTGGTGCCGGACGTGGGCGCGGGCGTCTGGGTGGAGTTCGAGGGCGGAGACCTATCCCAACCCATCTGGAGCGGCATGTGGTGGGGGCAGCCCGCGCTCGCGGACCTGGGCCAGCCGGACTCCACCGCGCGAGTGGCCCCGGACGTCAGTGAGATTCCCAAGCACGATTACCCGCCCCAGTCCGCGGTGCCGGGCGTGCGGATGCTCAAGTCCGCCACGGGCCACTACATCGTCCTGGACGACCGGCCGGAGACCGCGCGCGTGGAGATCCACGACCGGCAGGGCAACCGCGTCATCCTGTCCGCGGAAGGCCTGGACCGGCTCATCAGCAACGAGCGCACGGTGAACGAGGGCAACCGCTCCGCGGAGGTGGACGGCGACGACCACCTGGAGGTGGCGGGCAAGCAGGACGAGACGGTGGACGGCAGCCACACCCGCGACGTGGGCGGGGACGTGTCGCTGCACGTGACGGGGTCGCTGACGGAAAAGGTGGACGTGGCGGGCTACTCGCGCACGGTGGGTGGCAGCGGCCTGAAGGAGATCGTCGGCGGCCCGCGTGAGGACCGCATCCAGGGCAGCCACACGCGCATCGTCTCCGGCGCGTCGCAGGAAACAGCGGTGGGAGGCTACGGCGTCACGTCCGGCGGCAACGTGAACCTCGCGGCGGGCAAGGCGGTGACGGTGGCCGCGGCGATGCCGGACATGCCGGGCCCGTCGCTCAACGCCGTCTCCATCGACGCGTTGGCAGGCAACGTGTCCATCAACACGATGCTGGGCGTGTGCCAGATGGGAGGCCTCACCGCCATCTCGCCCATGGTGTTGGGGGACGGGCTGGCCATCCACTTCACGATGCTGGCGCAGATCCTCAAGGCGGTGAACCCGATGACGGTGGCTGCGTACGGGCCGCTCCTGGATGTCTGGGCGGCGATGACGCCAATGCTGGACTGGTCCTACTTCGGCTTCGTCAAGCGCATGCCGGTGGGGTGACGCGATGAAGGCTCCCGACTGGAAGCCACTGGAAGCCTCGGTGCTGCGCGAGCGGCTGGAGGAGGTGAAGGCCCTGCTGCTCCAGGCGGCGGCGGTGGGCGTGGCCCAGGACGCCGAGCGGCTGGAGAAGCTGATGGAGCTGGAACAACGCACCCGGGAGGACGCGCGTGGCCGAGTTCAACGACGCCGCTATCGCTGAGCTCCACGGCGCGCTGGAGGCCTGCTGCGAGGACCTGGCGAAGGCATTGGAGGATGCGGAAGGCACGGACGCCACCGGCACTGAGGCCGGGGGCGGGCCCGCGTGGCGGCCGCTGCTGATCGGCGTGCCGCCGGGGTTGGAGCAGCTGGTGGGCATCATCAAGCCGCCGCTGCAGATCATCATCGCGGTGCTCCAGTTCGTGCAGGCGCTGCTCCAGGCGCTGGCGGCCATCCTCCTGGGCCTGCCGGATCCGTTCCGGGCGCTCATCCTCGCGGCCTACGAGCTGCTCAAGGACATCATCAACGACCTGCTCAACGCGGGCGCGTACCTCTACGCCGACGCGCCGGGCATCGGGCCCACGGAGACGAACCTGGCGGAGACGGGCTTCATCCCGAACATCCCCAAGGACTTCAAGGCGGGCTTCGCGCTGGAGCGCCCGCCAGTGACGCCGGACGGCTTCGCGCGCTGGGCGGGGCGGTTCGTCGCGTCCTTCGATGATCCGGGGGACGACTCGCGCCCGACGGTGACGGACGGCGCGCCGGTGCAGGCGGTGTTCATCGTGATGGCGGCACCGTCGCTGGATGCACTCCGGCAGGCGCTGTACCTGCTGGGCAAGCTGCTCAACATCAGCGCGTTCAAGAAGGCGTTCGAGAAATACCCGAAGGGCGCGCTGGATCCGCGCCGCAGCCGGGCGCGTGGCAGGTCGGTGAAGCCGGACTGGAAGTCCGCGCGCATGCGCGACCTGTTCCCGGACCTGGAGAAGCTGCTCATCCTCCCGGAGGCGCTGAGGGCGCTGCTCCTGTCGGTGGACAACCTGGCGACGCTTCTGCGGAGTCTCGCCGCCGCGATGCAGGACAAGGTGCAGGTGTTGATGAAGCTGGCGCAGGCGGTGCAGGCCATCATCGACCTGCTGAACGCGCTCAAGTCCGCGGGCATGTACGCGCTGCCGGTGTCCACGACGGGCGGAGTGGCGGGGCTGAAGCAGGCCTTCCTCACGGCGACGAACCGGCCCCCGGGAGGCTACGTGGGAGGCATCTGCCTGCTGGCGGCGGGGCCCAACCTGGCGAAGGCCGCGATGCTCTGGGAACTGCTGGGCCTGTCCGCGGCGATGGAGCTGGCATCGGGAGACCTCACGCTCCAGGACGTGAAGAAGGCCCTGCTGGAGAGCGAGGCCGCGCAGGTGCTGGAGGCGAGCGGTGACGAGGTGAAGGACGCCTGGGGCAACCTGAAGACGAAGGCCCAGAAGCAGGCGGACAAGTTCGTGAACGCGGTGGAGAAGGCGCCCGAGAGGTTCGTGAAGGCGGTGGGGCGCACGCCCGATGAACTGAAGGCCGCGGCCGAGCGGAGCCGCTCCGCGCTGGTGGAGGTGCTGGACCAGTCGAAGGAGCACGTGGAGGAACAGAAGGAGATCCTGGAGGGCATGGCGTCCACGAAGCACTCCCAGCGCCGGGGAGGGCGTTCACTGGCCATCGGCTTCGGAGGTCCAGGCGCGTCCGAACGTCCGCCGAGTCCGCAGCCCCCCGCGGCTGACACGTCCACGCCGCCACCCGGCACGCCGAAGAAGGGAAACGGCCCGTGAGCGCGGTGACGCGCCTGAGCGCGGAGCTGGACGGCTGGACGGCGGCATGGAAGCAGCTGGAGGCGTTCCTGGACCGCATGGACGGCGTGGCGGATCAGGACGCGCCACACGTCCAGACGGTGTGCGCGCTCCTGCCCGTGTTCAACGTCATCGAGCGGGCCCGTCGTCGCGCGGTGGGCATCGCGCTAGCGCCAGCCCTGGCCGCCGCGCCCCGGGGCGAAGGCCTGCCGAATGTGTCCGTCGGTTCGCTCGTGGGGAGTGAGAGCCGGCTGCCGGGCGCGGAGGAGCTGGAGTTCGCGGTGGGCACCATCGGAGCGGATGGAGACGGGAAGCTCACGGGAGCGGCGGTGCTCGCTGGCACGGTGACGCTGTTCGCGTTCCGCGACGAGAAGCACGGCGGCGAGGTGGCGGTGCGAGTGCCCACGTATGACTTCGGGCCCCTGTCGGCGAGCGGCACCGTGGAGGACGCCATCGACGCGGGGCTGTTCACCACGGACCAGCGGAAGGATGCGGCGGAGAGCGGCGTCGCGGAGCTGGGGACCTGGACGGGCCTGCGCACCACGAGGCGGGCGGAGCTGAAGACGACATCGGAGACGGTGTCCCTGAGCAGCGTGCTGGATGGGCTGAGCGTCTCGTCGACATCCAGCGCCTTTGATCCGGTGGCGTCCGGGGCCTCAACCCGCCAGAGCGAGTGCCTGGCGGACCGGAACGTGCTGCTCCAGGCGAAGGCCACGCTGGAGGAGCAGGGCGCGGCACCTGAGTTGACGGATGCGCTCCAACGCGCGGCGGACTCACTTCAGGCGTCGGCGACGGACTACGGAGCGGTGGCCACGGCGCTCCAGCCGCCACGCACCGTGACTGCGTCCGTGTCGGGGCTTGCGTCGTTGAAGACCACGCTGCGGAGGGCGGATTCACCCGGCATCCCCGGACAGCTGTCCAACGAGCTGACGACGTTGGACATCGAGGCAGGGAAGGGAATGGACGAGGCGGTGGCGTCGCGGCTGGCATATCCGGACGGGTCGCTGCGGATGCTCCGGACGTTGGAATGGTCGCTGCGCTTCCACTGGGTGTTCCGTCAGCGATGGTTCGACGTGCGCAACCGGGCTGCTCTGGCACCGCTGCTGAAGCTCGTGCTGAAGCCATTCTGCGACAGCCTGACGCGAGTGCTCGCGGGACAGTCCACGGGAATCCCGCTGGTGGGACCGGTGGCCCTGGTGAAGGACACGCTCACGCAGGCGACGGTGTTGTCGGTGACGCCCACGGTGGACCTGGGACAAGTGCAGCCGGGACATGTGGCGAACGTGGGAGGGGACCGGCCCACGCTGGCGCTGGTGCTGGGCTGGGAGGTGAAAGGAGCCGAGAAGCGACTGCGAATCGCACCGCTGAATGTGTCCATCGCGACGGACGCGAAGCTGCCGGGTGTCGCCGGGCTGGTGAGGAGTGGCTCGCCCGTGAGTGGAAGCGCGGTGTCCATCTCCACGCAGGAATTGATGGAGGGACACGCGGCGGCGGGTCCGCAGGCGGACGGGGTGGTGCAGGAGATCATCGCTCTGGGAGCGAAGCTGAGCCTGATCCTGGGGCAGGTCGGAGGCGCGCTGGGACTGGTGCCGTCATCGGTGGCCGCGCCGTATCCAGGCCAGACGTTCAAGTTGCTGCCGCCGGTGGAGGTCGGCGCGACGCGACTGTTCCTGGATGGCGTTCCGCTGACGAGCACATCTGGCTCAAGCAAACCGATGCAGGTTGCAAGGCCCGGGGAGCTGTTGCTCGTGCGCGGAGCGGATGATGAAGGAACGTGGTGGCAGGGAGTGGCCACCGTGGACACGGTGGACGTGCGCACGGGCGCGGCGGCCCGAGCGGACGACGAGGTGACAACGACGCCCACTCCGCTGTGCTGCGAGGACGACGAGGAGGTCGTGGTCATCACGCTGCGCGACCTGCAGATGCCCAAGGCGCTGGTGCGCGACGTGACGCTGCGGCGCGACTTCAAGGGCTTCGGAGGCCCAAGTCTCGCCACGGGAGTCATGCTCCCCATCGAGCTGGATTCAGGCACGGCCAACATCACGGTGCAGGACGGCGGCGTGACGAAGACGGTGTTGAGGGACCCGGAGTTGAGAGCCGCGACCACGGTCCTCAAGTCCTGGCTGGGAGTGCCGACATGAGCGAAGCCAGAGACGACCTCTTCGCGGTGGCCGCGCTGCTCGCGGAATTGGACCGGGTGCTCCATCCCCTGGAGAGGGGGGAGCGCGGAGACTTCAAGGTGGATCCACCGCTGCCACCGTCCCTGCCAACGCCGGGTGCGCGAAGGCGGGAAGGGGAGCCAGGCCGCGCGGTGAAGACCGCCTCGCCCTCGACAGGCCCCAGGTCCATGGGGCTCATGGAGTCTGACAACGCGGCACCACTTGTGCTCAAGCGTCCTGAGCGGGTCGAAGTCCCGGCCGTAACGGAACCCATCGCACCCATCCGCCGTCGCGTTCCCCGACCTGTCGGCACGTCGGCACAGCTCAAGGAACCAAGGCCACCGGTCGAACTCGTGACCCGAAGCCCAGATGGGCAACTGCCTTCCACGCTCGCGCTCCCCGTTGTCCCCAGCGCCCCAGAGTTCCAGACGGAGGTCGCGGAGCCACGACCACT comes from the Corallococcus exiguus genome and includes:
- a CDS encoding phage baseplate assembly protein V, giving the protein MIEQLLQQLIERTESRYFGKYRGYVTNVSDPLNLGRIQCVVPRLMGDVATGWAMPCTPYAGPDQGLFVVPDVGAGVWVEFEGGDLSQPIWSGMWWGQPALADLGQPDSTARVAPDVSEIPKHDYPPQSAVPGVRMLKSATGHYIVLDDRPETARVEIHDRQGNRVILSAEGLDRLISNERTVNEGNRSAEVDGDDHLEVAGKQDETVDGSHTRDVGGDVSLHVTGSLTEKVDVAGYSRTVGGSGLKEIVGGPREDRIQGSHTRIVSGASQETAVGGYGVTSGGNVNLAAGKAVTVAAAMPDMPGPSLNAVSIDALAGNVSINTMLGVCQMGGLTAISPMVLGDGLAIHFTMLAQILKAVNPMTVAAYGPLLDVWAAMTPMLDWSYFGFVKRMPVG